Proteins encoded together in one Branchiostoma floridae strain S238N-H82 chromosome 18, Bfl_VNyyK, whole genome shotgun sequence window:
- the LOC118405972 gene encoding uncharacterized protein LOC118405972 — protein MTVPTSDSIGVSSASVQTHTRVKGTLPKLGNVTTVIDTVSGQKKPSQPKKIDSLVDVERTEITVAYYRFPGDLKVYAYSTIQFIREWDPRLGNQSSDEHLLFADAFKATVEPYYKKPKNTGFHNLEVLTLREGNTVRPHVVVDFRVMYNYTQLMTAGGYCNVLDMTGLPVTVRAGELIVDGTRSILGTEVTYPSHTEISESALQLVLKQRNPCKYFDCSPGYSCKRDGEDFYCLSECLQKYCENNALCIHQNGSLPSCRCEADPIGWYNGERCQLYIPHLWVLMAGGGAAGIIALTIFVLSLCLCMQCCRPKPKPVEKPPLKEKSVKKKKSEKKKRKMDQDNWSFGSDMDSESTWSDPESLFRHNWYPGSSRLWFNSSYKKPMFPYAPGAVKPGYKWNPTLAIGNSHVGKHFKMPRPTVLYEPRFYQRY, from the exons ATGACAGTACCAACCAGTGATAGTATTGGTGTTTCTTCGGCTTCAGTACAGACCCACACAAGGGTCAAAGGTACACTTCCAAAGCTGGGGAATGTGACTACAGTCATCGATACAGTCTCTGGACAGAAGAAACCTTCCCAACCAAAGAAAATAG ATAGCCTGGTTGACGTGGAACGGACGGAAATCACGGTCG CCTATTATAGGTTCCCGGGAGACCTAAAGGTTTACGCCTACTCCACTATTCAGTTCATACGTGAGTGGGACCCCCGTCTGGGGAACCAGTCTTCAGATGAACACCTGCTGTTTGCTGACGCCTTCAAAGCAACA GTTGAGCCATACTACAAAAAGCCGAAGAATACTGGATTTCACAATCTGGAGGTTCTCACCTTAAG GGAAGGCAACACTGTGAGACCCCACGTGGTGGTTGACTTCAGGGTGATGTACAACTACACCCAGCTCATGACAGCAGGCGGGTACTGTAACGTTCTGGACATGACCGGTCTGCCTGTCACTGTACGGGCGGGCGAACTCATCGTGGACGGCACCAGGAGCATTTTAGGAACGGAAGTGACGTACCCAAGCCACACAG AGATCAGTGAGAGTGCATTACAGCTAGTTCTGAAGCAAAGAAACCCGTGCAAATACTTCGACTGCAGTCCCGGTTACAGCTGCAAGAGGGACGGGGAAGACTTCTACTGCCTTTCTGAGTGTCTCCAGAAGTATTGTGAGAACAACGCGCTTTGTATTCACCAGAATGGCTCCTTGCCATCCTGCAG GTGCGAGGCAGACCCTATTGGCTGGTACAACGGAGAACGGTGCCAACTCTATATCCCACACCTGTGGGTCCTGATGGCAGGAGGAGGGGCGGCTGGGATCATCGCCCTCACCATCTTTGTACTGTCCCTCTGTCTGTGTATGCAATGTTGCCGTCCCAAACCCAAGCCGGTGGAGAAACCACCCCTCAAGGAGAAGTCagtcaagaaaaaaaagtctgagAAGAAAAAGCGGAAGATGGACCAAGACAACTGGTCTTTTGG GTCTGATATGGATAGTGAGTCCACTTGGTCTGACCCCGAGTCATTGTTCCGACACAACTGGTACCCTGGGTCCTCTCGCCTCTGGTTTAA CTCTTCGTACAAGAAGCCGATGTTCCCGTACGCACCTGGAGCTGTGAAGCCTGGATACAAATGGAACCCTACCTTGGCTATAGGCAACTCGCATGTTGGAAAG CATTTCAAGATGCCGAGACCAACAGTACTCTACGAGCCAAGGTTTTACCAACGCTACTGA